The Prochlorococcus sp. MIT 1300 genome has a window encoding:
- a CDS encoding Nif11-like leader peptide family natural product precursor produces the protein MSTDQLKAFLQKMQGDSELKSRVLASSTADDVALIAQKHGFEFSGDELLRFSGKKVGKVTVKKNDVPGEYN, from the coding sequence ATGTCTACTGATCAACTAAAGGCCTTTTTACAAAAAATGCAAGGCGATTCGGAATTAAAATCAAGAGTACTTGCTTCCTCAACTGCTGACGATGTGGCATTAATTGCCCAAAAGCATGGCTTCGAATTCTCAGGCGATGAACTTCTAAGATTTTCTGGTAAAAAAGTTGGAAAGGTTACAGTCAAAAAGAATGATGTCCCTGGAGAGTATAACTAA